The Psychrobacillus sp. FSL K6-4046 DNA window TGGTCTATTTCCAAAATGTACAGAAAGTTACGTTTGAAGGTGCTGCATCACAAAACCCTTATGCATTTAAGTTTTATAATCCACAAGAGAAAATTGGCGACAAAACAATGGAAGAGATTTTAAGATACGCGGTGTCTTACTGGCATACGTTTACGATGGACGGGTCAGACCCTTTTGGCGCAGGTAGCATGAACCGTCCTTGGGACAAACTAAGTGGATTGGACTTAGCAAAGGCACGGGTAGAAGCATCTTTCGAGTTCTACGAGAAGATGGATGTGCCGTTTTTCTGTTTCCATGATGTTGATATTGCTCCAGAGGGAAGTAACTTAAGAGAAAGTAATCAAAATTTAGACGTGATTGTCAGCATGATCAAGGACTATATGAAAACTAGTAAAGCAAAGCTACTTTGGAATACGGCAAATAACTTCACACATCCTCGCTTCGTTCATGGAGCAGCTACATCGAGTAATGCAGATGTGTTTGCTTACTCCGCTGCTAAGGTGAAAAAAGGATTAGAAATTGGTAAGGAGCTTGGGGCACAAAATTACGTGTTCTGGGGAGGCCGCGAGGGTTACGATACTTTATTGAATACAAATATGAAGTTAGAATTGGATAATCTAGCTCGCTTTTATCATATGGCTGTTGACTACGCCAAGGAAATTGGCTTTGAGGCACAATTTCTAATAGAGCCAAAGCCAAAGGAGCCATCCACTCACCAATATGATTATGATGTAGCGACTGCCCATGCGTTTTTACAAAGCTATGGCCTAGAAAAATCATTTAAATTCAATATTGAAGCGAACCATGCCACACTTGCTGGTCATACTTTTGAGCATGAGCTTCATTATGCACGGATTAATAATATGCTCGGTTCTGTTGATGCCAACCAAGGTAATCCACTTCTTGGCTGGGATACAGATGAATTCCCGACAGACCTATGGACTACAACCCTTGCGATGTATGAGATT harbors:
- the xylA gene encoding xylose isomerase; protein product: MVYFQNVQKVTFEGAASQNPYAFKFYNPQEKIGDKTMEEILRYAVSYWHTFTMDGSDPFGAGSMNRPWDKLSGLDLAKARVEASFEFYEKMDVPFFCFHDVDIAPEGSNLRESNQNLDVIVSMIKDYMKTSKAKLLWNTANNFTHPRFVHGAATSSNADVFAYSAAKVKKGLEIGKELGAQNYVFWGGREGYDTLLNTNMKLELDNLARFYHMAVDYAKEIGFEAQFLIEPKPKEPSTHQYDYDVATAHAFLQSYGLEKSFKFNIEANHATLAGHTFEHELHYARINNMLGSVDANQGNPLLGWDTDEFPTDLWTTTLAMYEILQNGGLGKGGLNFDAKVRRASFEPEDLFHAHIAGMDAFAVGLRVAQNLIDDRVLENVVKDRYKTYQDGIGLEIVEGKTNFHKLEEYALGLQEIKQTSGRLEQIKATINQYLLQAYK